Genomic window (Sinorhizobium sojae CCBAU 05684):
GACACAATCATGAGTATCGTTTGAAAATTGGTATGACCACCTGGCCACTTGGCCGTCTCGGAGAAGATGATGTTCTCTGCCGTGGAATCGCGTCGCCTCTATCGTCAGGTGGCGGACCAGATGCGAGGCCTGATCGAGCGGGGCGAATTGGTGCCCGGTTCGCGACTTCCGGCCGAGCGTGATCTGGCGCAGAAATTCGGTGTTTCCCGCCCGACAATACGGGAGGCCCTGCTCGTGCTCGAGGTCGAGGGCTTCATCGACATCCGCATGGGTTCGGGCATCTATGTCGCGGTCCGCCAGACGTCGGCTTCCGACGTTCCGCCGGAGGACTTTGAGGGACCGTTCGAGTTGCTGAGGGCGAGGGCGGTCGTCGAATGTGCCATTGCCGAAGAGGCGGCCCGTCTGGCGCGGCCCGAACAGATCGCCATCCTCGACGGCAACCTAGCGCGAATGGCCGCAGCCCTGGAAGATCGTCGCAGGGCGCTGGCGATCGACCGCGAGTTCCATGTTCTCGTATCGAGCATCATTGCCAACCAAACGCTGAACCGCTTCGTCGGAAGCATCCATGACATGCGCATGACGCCCTATTTCGAGAAGCTGGCCAGCTATTTCGAAAATGCGGAGACATGGCGGGCCGCAATGGAGGAACATCGCGTCATCCGCGACGCGATCGCCGCCGGCGATCCAAGTGCAGCACGTGCCGCCATGCGCGCGCATCTCGATCAATCGCAACTTCGCCTGTCGGCCAGCTTCGGCGAGGAAACGACCGACAGTACGATACCCGCCGCGTGGAGGCGTGTCGGGGGAAAATAGCATCGCCGCATGACT
Coding sequences:
- a CDS encoding FadR/GntR family transcriptional regulator, giving the protein MFSAVESRRLYRQVADQMRGLIERGELVPGSRLPAERDLAQKFGVSRPTIREALLVLEVEGFIDIRMGSGIYVAVRQTSASDVPPEDFEGPFELLRARAVVECAIAEEAARLARPEQIAILDGNLARMAAALEDRRRALAIDREFHVLVSSIIANQTLNRFVGSIHDMRMTPYFEKLASYFENAETWRAAMEEHRVIRDAIAAGDPSAARAAMRAHLDQSQLRLSASFGEETTDSTIPAAWRRVGGK